The following proteins are co-located in the Chryseobacterium daecheongense genome:
- a CDS encoding outer membrane beta-barrel protein, translating to MKIITCTIALLTASLALAQAKKDTVKLKDIEAVTLVVRKPTVESKVDRTVFNVANSSILAGNTTWDVLRMTPLVSIDNNDAIKAEGENVTVYINDRKSVFTGKELKEYLATIPADNLMKIEVITSPSSRYETTGSVINIVLKKRDDEGMKGSITLNNRQNRKNSQYTNFNLNYHKKKFTQTVIGSYSDNTWVQTNSIVNSLYENNDITTINTLNTDKSKSPSISSTSEYELNDKNNIGFIVEYYQSKRTSSSEAEASNYANDQFKYSYDQSQNLAGMNRTLGTNLFYKYYDKEKNRILDVNLGTNYDSQKDSNDFLKTFSNKPIPDQIGVNSNNQMRNYYIKIDYTQSIGKSGATFEAGGKIDFNNNVAPYYLTGNKLDLLQKTDKFHYEDNISSLYANFSKTFFKKLETRVGIRYEYIDFKVRQDIAGTSRKDGYGTFLPNLLLKYSFSDKYDLSLTYNRNIWRPWYAEFNPFLLPNNDGIYSRGNIDLQPNPSDRLYLKFGILKKYFLSARYMFTKQDYWTTYSTQVVNTPGDPDNPTKEITVTYPGNFSGKVQKYYLFANTNQTFLKNKLNVNVGFGWYYIDNSDFNQRNDLKARDYISYWGGSTNLSYTNLFNKNINLSAWVEISNQNNGNSYANKTNVFHNISMTKIFPKTQMEVSLQLMNIFQRPNFDSTTFSPVGTFRNSTQSDWYGVSLSFVKRFGNQKVKTNTKTDVEKGGGGGGEK from the coding sequence ATGAAAATAATAACATGTACAATCGCCCTATTAACCGCTTCTTTAGCTTTGGCTCAGGCCAAAAAAGACACCGTTAAACTAAAAGACATAGAAGCAGTTACTTTAGTGGTAAGAAAACCGACAGTGGAATCCAAAGTTGACAGGACGGTTTTTAATGTAGCCAACAGCTCCATCCTGGCCGGAAATACCACCTGGGATGTACTGAGAATGACTCCTTTAGTAAGTATAGATAATAATGATGCTATTAAAGCAGAAGGCGAGAACGTTACGGTTTATATTAATGACAGAAAATCTGTTTTTACAGGAAAAGAACTAAAAGAATATCTGGCAACAATTCCCGCCGATAATCTCATGAAAATCGAGGTGATCACCAGTCCTTCTTCCCGTTATGAAACGACAGGGTCCGTCATTAATATCGTACTGAAAAAGCGGGATGATGAAGGAATGAAAGGAAGCATCACCCTGAATAACAGACAAAACAGAAAAAATTCGCAATACACCAACTTCAACCTGAATTACCATAAGAAAAAATTTACACAAACGGTTATTGGAAGTTATAGTGACAATACATGGGTACAAACCAATTCGATTGTTAATTCCCTGTATGAAAATAATGATATTACCACAATCAATACTTTAAACACAGATAAAAGTAAAAGTCCCTCCATTTCTTCCACTTCAGAATATGAGCTGAACGATAAAAACAACATCGGTTTTATTGTGGAATATTATCAAAGTAAAAGAACGTCTTCATCAGAAGCGGAGGCAAGCAATTATGCCAATGACCAGTTCAAGTATTCTTATGATCAGAGCCAAAACTTAGCGGGTATGAATCGTACTTTGGGAACCAATCTGTTTTACAAGTATTATGATAAAGAAAAAAACAGGATCTTGGATGTCAATTTAGGGACGAACTACGACTCTCAAAAAGATTCCAATGATTTCCTGAAAACATTTAGCAATAAACCGATTCCGGATCAAATAGGAGTTAATTCCAACAATCAGATGCGTAACTATTATATCAAAATTGATTATACGCAATCCATTGGAAAGTCGGGAGCCACATTTGAAGCCGGAGGAAAAATAGATTTCAATAATAATGTTGCTCCTTATTATTTGACGGGGAACAAGCTTGATCTGCTTCAAAAAACAGATAAATTCCATTATGAAGATAATATCAGTTCCCTTTATGCCAATTTTAGTAAAACCTTTTTTAAGAAGCTGGAAACCAGAGTCGGGATACGCTATGAATATATTGATTTCAAAGTAAGACAGGATATTGCAGGAACTTCAAGAAAAGACGGCTATGGTACTTTCCTTCCGAATCTATTGTTAAAATATTCTTTTTCAGATAAGTACGATCTAAGCCTTACCTACAACCGTAATATCTGGCGTCCGTGGTATGCCGAGTTCAACCCTTTCCTTCTACCTAATAATGATGGGATCTACTCCAGAGGAAATATCGACTTACAACCCAACCCAAGCGACAGGCTTTATCTGAAATTCGGAATCTTGAAAAAATATTTCCTTTCTGCCAGATACATGTTTACCAAACAAGATTACTGGACCACGTATAGTACTCAGGTAGTTAATACACCTGGAGATCCCGACAACCCTACAAAAGAAATAACAGTGACCTATCCCGGCAATTTTAGCGGAAAGGTTCAGAAATACTACCTGTTTGCCAATACCAACCAGACTTTTCTGAAGAATAAATTAAATGTAAATGTAGGCTTTGGCTGGTATTATATTGACAACAGTGATTTCAATCAAAGGAATGACCTGAAAGCAAGAGACTACATCAGCTATTGGGGAGGATCAACCAACCTTTCGTACACCAACCTGTTTAACAAGAATATTAATCTAAGTGCTTGGGTAGAAATATCCAATCAGAATAACGGGAACTCTTACGCCAATAAAACGAATGTATTCCACAATATTTCCATGACAAAAATATTCCCAAAAACACAGATGGAAGTCAGCCTTCAGCTGATGAATATTTTCCAGAGACCGAACTTTGATTCCACGACCTTCAGTCCTGTGGGAACTTTCAGAAATTCCACCCAATCCGATTGGTACGGAGTTTCCCTGTCTTTTGTGAAACGTTTCGGAAACCAGAAAGTAAAAACCAATACAAAGACCGATGTCGAAAAAGGCGGCGGTGGCGGCGGAGAAAAGTAA